In Danaus plexippus chromosome 29 unlocalized genomic scaffold, MEX_DaPlex mxdp_36, whole genome shotgun sequence, a single window of DNA contains:
- the LOC116776829 gene encoding UDP-glucose 6-dehydrogenase produces MVIEKICCLGAGYVGGPTCSVIALKCPNIKVTVCDKSLERINQWNSDKLPIYEPGLDEVVKQCRGRNLFFSTDIESSILEADLIFISVNTPTKTIGNGKGRAADLKYIEGAARMIADIATSNKIVVEKSTVPVKAAEIIMKILRANTKPGVEYQILSNPEFLAEGTAIVDLVEAERVLIGGEDTPEGQKAVQQLCWVYEHWIPAKNILTTNTWSSELSKLAANAFLAQRISSINSLSAVCEATGADVSEVARAVGRDSRIGPKFLEASIGFGGSCFQKDILNLIYLSECLNLPEVAAYWQQVVSLNDYQKTRFTRKVIESLFNTVADKKIAILGFSFKKNTGDTRESPAIYVCKTLLDEGAKLHIYDPKVEHEQIFYELSHPLVTNEPEIVRKNIQIHETAYSAVAGAHALVLCTEWDEFKTLDYKKIYEVMMKPAYVFDGRKILDHEALLNMGFHVQTIGKRLSRTSSIRAQGSQTMP; encoded by the coding sequence ATGGTGATCGAAAAGATTTGCTGTCTGGGTGCTGGCTACGTCGGAGGACCTACGTGCAGTGTTATTGCTCTCAAATGCCCTAATATTAAAGTGACCGTGTGTGACAAGAGCTTGGAGAGGATAAATCAATGGAACTCCGATAAATTACCTATTTATGAGCCCGGTTTGGACGAAGTTGTTAAGCAATGTCGCGGACGAAACTTGTTCTTCTCGACGGACATAGAATCGAGCATTTTGGAGGCTGATTTAATATTCATCTCAGTGAACACACCGACTAAAACGATCGGAAACGGCAAAGGTAGGGCTGCGGATCTGAAGTATATAGAAGGTGCAGCCCGCATGATAGCCGATATAGCGACcagtaataaaatagtagTAGAAAAGAGCACGGTGCCAGTGAAAGCGGCAGAAATCATCATGAAGATTCTTCGCGCTAACACGAAACCCGGCGtcgaatatcaaatattatccAACCCGGAGTTCTTAGCTGAAGGTACAGCGATCGTGGACTTGGTTGAAGCTGAAAGGGTCCTAATAGGAGGAGAAGACACTCCTGAAGGCCAGAAAGCAGTGCAGCAATTGTGTTGGGTCTACGAGCATTGGATTCCTGCCAAAAACATACTCACAACTAATACTTGGAGTTCAGAGTTGTCGAAGCTGGCTGCAAATGCATTTCTGGCTCAAAGGATATCCAGTATTAACTCACTGTCTGCCGTCTGTGAGGCTACAGGAGCTGATGTCTCTGAGGTAGCCAGAGCAGTCGGTAGAGATTCAAGAATCGGTCCAAAATTCCTCGAAGCCTCAATAGGCTTTGGAGGTAGTTGCTTCCAAAAGGATATcctcaatttaatttatctatccGAGTGCTTAAATCTGCCGGAGGTGGCCGCCTACTGGCAGCAAGTTGTTAGCTTGAACGATTACCAGAAAACAAGGTTCACCCGCAAAGTGATTGAATCATTATTCAACACTGTTGCCGACAAGAAAATTGCTATACTTGGCTTTTCATTCAAAAAGAACACCGGAGACACCAGAGAGTCCCCAgctatatatgtttgtaagaCGTTATTGGATGAGGGGGCAAAACTGCACATTTATGACCCTAAAGTGGAACACGAACAAATCTTCTATGAGCTATCTCATCCGCTGGTCACAAATGAGCCGGAGATTGTTCGGAAGAACATCCAAATACACGAAACCGCTTACTCAGCTGTCGCTGGAGCTCATGCCCTCGTGCTCTGCACCGAGTGGGATGAATTCAAAACCTtagattataagaaaatatatgaagtaatGATGAAGCCGGCCTATGTGTTTGATGGAAGAAAGATCCTCGATCACGAGGCCTTATTGAACATGGGATTCCATGTTCAGACGATCGGCAAGAGGCTGTCCAGGACCAGCAGCATCCG